GGCCCCTCTCCTAATTTCAGCCATGACAGGCGGGGCTCCGGGCACTGAAGAAATAAATCTTAAGCTCGCTGAGGTTGCCGAGAAGTTCGGTATAGGGTTAGGTCTTGGGAGTCAGAGAGCGGCTGTTGAGGATTCAAGACTTGAGTATACATACAGGGTGGTTAGGGAATATGCTAGAAGCGTTCCGGTCATAGGTAATATAGGGGCGTACGAGTTCATCAAATATGACTTGAGAACTATTGAAAAACTGGTTAGCATGGTCGAGGCTGATGCGCTGGCCGTTCACTTAAACCTAGCTCAAGAGATTGTGCAGCCTGAGGGTACCCCCAACTTCAGCAACTTGGTCAGAAAGGTTGAGTTAATTGTTAGGGAGCTCTCAATCCCTCTGGTAGTTAAGGAAGTTGGTCAGGGCCTCTCATACGAAGTCGTTAAGGATCTAAGCAATATCGGCGTTAGAATATTCGATGTCGCGGGTGCTGGAGGAACTAATTGGGTGGTCGTTGAGAAGCATAGGGCGCAGAGAAGGGGCGATAAACTCAAGGAGTTGATTGCTGGGAACCTGATCGATTGGGGGATACCGACAGCTGCCTCCATCATTGAGGCTCGGAGGGCGGCCCCTCACTCCACCGTGATAGGTTCGGGCGGCATTAGGACCTCAATCGATGCTGTAAAGGCTTTGAGAATAGGCGCTGACTTAGTGGGGATCGCGGCCCCCGTTCTTAGGTCCTACTTCGGTGGTTGCCTGGATGAGTATATAGGTGCCTTCATACACGGCATTAAGGCTGTTATAGCCCTGACGGGAAGCAGAAGTCTTGAGGAGTTGAGAAGTAGACCCGTGGTCATTACCTCAATGTTGAGGGAGTGGTT
This window of the Zestosphaera sp. genome carries:
- the fni gene encoding type 2 isopentenyl-diphosphate Delta-isomerase, with product MGLSGENRARKLEHIDVVLNKHVEGPGTTWFEYVFLLHHAASEVSLSDVDVRTHFLGRELRAPLLISAMTGGAPGTEEINLKLAEVAEKFGIGLGLGSQRAAVEDSRLEYTYRVVREYARSVPVIGNIGAYEFIKYDLRTIEKLVSMVEADALAVHLNLAQEIVQPEGTPNFSNLVRKVELIVRELSIPLVVKEVGQGLSYEVVKDLSNIGVRIFDVAGAGGTNWVVVEKHRAQRRGDKLKELIAGNLIDWGIPTAASIIEARRAAPHSTVIGSGGIRTSIDAVKALRIGADLVGIAAPVLRSYFGGCLDEYIGAFIHGIKAVIALTGSRSLEELRSRPVVITSMLREWLMSRGFDGRAE